A portion of the Limanda limanda chromosome 3, fLimLim1.1, whole genome shotgun sequence genome contains these proteins:
- the zgc:165481 gene encoding E3 ubiquitin-protein ligase RNF182 produces the protein MKDRTAETTRVEEGESHTFGQEHDLKMSCPQPELEEDCPPPEELECKICYQRYNAHNRKPKILDCLHRVCARCLIKILDLADGAACISCPFCRHQTEITEFKVSALPDDANIMSHLAMRDKSWNSNHKREVVLTPKSFSSSSPSHESSNCLVITIMEVQRDSQHSPTRNGSSDIYAEQSLDSESMGSNGPVDQDALSKVCNHVPRILVWLLGFLYFGSLPLGIYLLVIQRVTLGIVCVSLVPSSLTVCLVYGFCQCLCQGMCDCSSRG, from the coding sequence AACATGACTTGAAGATGAGCTGCCCTCAGCCTGAGTTGGAGGAGGACTGTCCTCCACCAGAGGAATTAGAGTGTAAAATTTGTTACCAACGTTACAATGCCCATAACCGCAAGCCCAAGATCCTGGACTGCCTGCACCGGGTCTGCGCCCGCTGCCTCATTAAGATCCTGGACCTTGCTGACGGGGCAGCCTGCATCTCCTGCCCTTTTTGCAGACACCAAACAGAGATCACTGAATTTAAGGTGTCAGCCCTCCCTGACGATGCCAACATCATGTCCCACTTGGCAATGCGTGACAAATCCTGGAACTCCAACCACAAGAGGGAGGTAGTCCTGACTCCAAAGAGTTTCTCCTCATCTAGCCCATCTCATGAATCCTCCAACTGTCTGGTCATCACCATTATGGAAGTGCAGAGGGACTCACAGCACTCTCCAACTCGCAACGGTAGCTCTGACATTTATGCTGAGCAGAGCTTGGACTCGGAATCCATGGGCTCGAATGGACCAGTTGATCAGGACGCCCTGTCCAAAGTCTGTAATCATGTTCCACGCATCCTGGTCTGGCTGCTGGGATTCTTATACTTTGGCTCACTGCCTCTTGGAATTTACCTATTAGTAATCCAGAGAGTGACTCTAGGTATTGTATGTGTTAGCTTGGTACCATCAAGCTTGACAGTTTGCCTGGTCTATGGATTCTGCCAGTGTCTTTGTCAAGGTATGTGTGACTGTTCCTCCAGGGGCTGA